Sequence from the Aromatoleum petrolei genome:
GTCCATCGCCTTCGCCTTGCCGATCGCGCGCGGCAGGCGCTGCGTGCCGCCGGCGCCGGGCAGGACGCCGAGCTTGATTTCCGGCTGGCCGAATTTCGCGGTGTCGGCGGCGAAGATCATGTCGCACATCATCGCCAGCTCGCAGCCGCCGCCCAGAGCGAAGCCGGCGACCGCCGCGATGATGGGCTTGCGACAGGTCCTCAGGCGTTCCCAATTGCGCGTGATGTAGTCGCCCTTGTAGGCGTCCATGTGCGAGTAGTTCGCCATCGCGCCGATGTCGGCGCCGGCCGCAAAAGCCTTTTCCGAGCCGGTGATGACGATGGCGCCGATGTTCTCGTCCTTCTCGAAGCCGTCGAGCGCGTAGCCGACTTCATCGATCAGCTGGTCGTTGAGGGCGTTCATCGCCTTCGGGCGATTGAGCGTGATCAGTCCGACCCGTCCGCGTGTTTCAACGATGATGTTGCTGTACTCCATGCAGTCTCCTCCGTAGCAGGGTGAAGCGGTCAGTTGGTCTTCTCGGTGCCGGAATTCTTGGGCTGGATCACCGCACGCACGCGCCCGTCGCCGGCAGCACGCGTTTCGGTCTTGCCCGGCTGGTTGGTGACCAGATAGTTCTCGCTCAGCGAGTCGTACTCGATGTAGTGCCCGCGTACCTCGTCGGCCCCCGATTTGACGTGGGCCTGGTTGAACAGGCGCGCCCGTTCGGCGCGGCTGTCGTACTCAATGCGCTCGGCCTCGCCTTCGACGTACTCGTTGCTGCCTTCTCGCTTCTGGCGGAAGGTCGCGAGCTTCTTCTCGCTGCCGGTGGCGACTCCGGACTGGAAGCCGTCGGGTCCCTGGGTGACGACCAGTTTCGTGCCCTTGATCACCAAGGTGCCCTGGGTCAGGACGACATCGCCTTCGAAGACATGCACCTTGTTACGGTCGTCGACGGTTACGCGGTTGGCCTCGATGTTGACGGGCTGGTCGCGGTCGGCCCGTTCGGCGAGTGCAGGTTGCGTCAGCAGGCCGAGCGCGAGCAAGGCGGGGAGGGAGGTGCGCTTCATGGTGTGTTCCGGTGGGAGCGCGGGATATGCACGCGCGCATTGCCGATGAGTTCCAGTGTGCCGAAAATGTTGTCGGATTTCATGCCGTTCGCGTAGGCCGTGCTCCCGCCCTGGGTGAGCGCCACCGGGTCGGCGGTTGCGGCGCGCTCCTCGTCGGGCCAGATCGTAAGCGAGGAGGACGCGAGGGTCATCTCCGGGCTTCCAAGGGCGGCATCGCGCCGCGCGCGTACGTCGCCGGCCAAGCGCACTTCTTCGCCCTCGCGCAGCACTTCGCCCTGTTCCGAGCTGAGATGTAGTTGGCGCCCATCGGCCTCGTAACGCAGGCGGGGGCGTTCGAGCATCGTGACGTCCGCCTGCGGGTGGTGCGTGATCTTGTCGGCCAGCAGCTCGTAGTGCTGGCGGCCTTCGCGGTCGAACGCGATCAGGCGCGTGCGCTCGGCGATGAAGTCGGGCTCCGCGCGCGTCTGCGCGGACGGGCGGCCTTCGTCGCCGGTGGTGACGCGCTCCAGCCACAGCGAGGCGCCGGCCACGATGATCAGGCCGGCGAGGGGATAGAGTTGCTGGATGGACGGTTTCACGGCCGGGACTTCAGCTGCCACGGATCGAGTGCAGGCCAGCGGGCTGGGCGGCAGCGTGCATCAGATCACCTTCGCAAGCATGAGGTCGTGGGTCGTCAAGGCGCCCGCCAAGGCGCCTCGATCATCCACCACCAGCAACTGGTTGATGCGCTGCCGTTCCATCATCTCGGCGGCGGCGACGGCGAGCGCGTCCGGCCCGATGTTGCGCGGGTTGCGCGTCATCACCGCGGAGATCGTCGCGCTGCGTGCGTCACAGCCGCGTTCCAGCGCCCGGCGCAGGTCGCCGTCGGTGAAGATGCCGATCGGGCGGCCGTCGGCGGCTACCACCGCGGTCATGCCCATGCCGCCGCGCGACATCTCGATCAGCGCAGCCATCATCGAGGCGTCCTCGCGCACCTGTGGCACGCGTTCGCTCAGGCGCATCACGTCGCTCACATGGGTCAGCAGGCGGCGACCGAGGCTGCCCCCGGGGTGCGAGCGCGCGAAATCGTCGGCGCCGAAGCCGCGCGCATCCAGCAGCGCCACGGCAAGGGCGTCGCCGAGCGCGAGCGCGGCGGTCGTGCTCGCCGTCGGGGCGAGGTTCAGCGGACAGGCTTCCTCGGCCACGGCCGCATCCAGATGCACGTCGGCCTCGCGTGCGAGCGGGGAATCCGGCTTGCCGGTGATCGAAATGAGCTTGGCGCCCTGGCGCTTGACCAACGGCACGATGGTGAGCACTTCCTCGCTCGCGCCGGAGTTCGACAGGGCGATCACGATGTCTTCGGGCGTGATCATGCCGAGGTCGCCGTGCGCGGCCTCGGCTGCATGCACGAAATACGCCGGGGTGCCGGTGCTGGCGAGCGTGGCCGCGATCTTGCGCCCGATGTGGCCCGACTTGCCGATGCCGGTGACGATGACGCGCCCGCGGCGCTGCAGGATCAGGTCCACCGCCTGCTCGAATTCGGCGCCGAGACGTTCCGCGAGGGCGATCACGGCATCGGCCTCGATGCGCAGCACGCGCTGCGCAAGGGCGATGGCGCCTGCTTCCCGCGCGGATTTTGGCTGGGGTGGGTTCATGGCGTTCGGAGCGGTTACACTTTTCTTTTATAGGTGGCGCTGCGCGTGACGACTCGTCGATAATCGGACGGCGCTGCGGCGCACCAAGGCAGGCGAGTATACCCGAACCGCCCGTCGAACCCGATGTACAACGCGGAGCCCCATGCCCAATACCCTGGAGTTGGTTCTCCTCCTGCTGGCCGCGGCGGTCGTCACGGTAGCGATTTTTCGCAGCCTCAATCTGCCGCCCGTGCTGGGTTACCTGCTCGTCGGCGCGGGGGTGGGGCCGCACGCGCTGAAACTCGTGCCCGCCTCCGACGGCGCGAGCCATCTCGCCGAGTTCGGCGTCGTGTTCCTGATGTTCTCGATCGGACTCGAGTTCTCCCTGCCGCGCTTGCTGGCGATGAAGCGGACGGTGTTCGGACTCGGCGCCGCCCAGGTGCTGGGCTGCATTGCGCTGGTGATGCCCGCGGTCCACTTCCTCGGTCTTGGTTGGGGTGCCGGGCTGGCGCTGGGCAGCACGTTGGCGATGTCCTCGACCGCGATCCTGTCCAAGTTGCTCTCAGATCGCATGGAACTCGACAGTAAGCACGGGCGCGAGACCATGGGCGTGCTGTTGTTCCAGGACATCGCGGTCGTGCCGCTGCTGATCCTGATTCCGGCGCTGTCGCAGCCGGCCGAGGCGCTGGCGGAAACGCTGGGGCTCGCGGCGTTGAAAGCCGTCGTGCTGCTTGCACTGGTGCTCGGTTTCGGCCAGCGCGTGATGCGCGCATGGTTCACCATCGTCGCGCGGCGCCGCTCCGGCGAGCTCTTCATGCTCAACGTGCTCCTCATCACGCTCGGGCTGGCGTGGCTGTCGGAGCTGGTCGGGCTGTCCCTGGCGCTCGGAGCCTTTCTCGCCGGCATGCTGATTTCCGAAACGGAGTTCCGGTATCAGGTCGAGGAGGACATCAAGCCCTTCCGCGACGTGCTGCTGGGACTCTTTTTCGTTACCGTCGGGATGTTCCTCGACGTCCATGTCATCGCGGGCCACCTGTTCGCAGTGCTGGGTATGGTCGCCGCACTGCTGGTCGTGAAGTGCGCAATGGTGTTCGCGGCCTCGCGCGCCTTCGGTTCCTCTGCCGGCACCGCGCTGCGCACCGGCTTGTGGCTCTGCGCGGGCGGCGAGTTCGGCTTCGTGCTGGTGTCGCAGATCGACGGCCTCGGCCTGATTCCACCCGCGCTGCTGCAGATCACGGTGGCGGCGCTGGTCGTGTCGATGCTGCTCGCGCCGCTGGTGGTGCAGGGGAGCGACCGCATCGTGATGCGCTTCGTCGCATCCGAATGGCTGTTGCGCTCGATGGAGCTGACGCGCGTCGCGGCGCAGTCGATGAACACCAGCAAGCACATCATCATCTGCGGCTATGGGCGCAGCGGGCAGTACATGGCGCGCTTCCTCGAACAGGAGGATGTCAGCTACGTCGCGCTGGATCTAGACCCCGAGCGCGTGCGCGAGGCCGCCGCCGCCGGTGACACGGTGGTCTACGGCGACGCCTCGCGCCACGAGACGCTGATGGCGGCGGGGATCATGCGTGCGAGCGCGCTGGTGATCTCCTTTGGCGAAGTCGAGGCAGCGCTGCGTGTGCTGCACCGCGCGCTTGCGTTGCGGCCGGACCTGCCGGTGGTCACCCGCGCAGCCGACGAGAAGGACATGGACCGCCTGTCGCAGGCCGGCGCCGCTGAAGTCGTGCCCGAGGCTTTCGAGGGCAGCATCATGCTCGCGTCGCATGCCCTTGCGCTCATCGGTGTGCCGCTCAATCGGGTCGTGCGGCGTATCCGTGACGTGCGCAATCAGCGCTACGCCCTCATGCGCGGCTTCTTCCACGGCACTTCGGATGCGGCCGACGGTCCGGAGTCGCGCCAGGTGCGCCTGCACCCCGTGACGCTGCCGGCCGGCGCGCATGCGGTCGGTCGCACTCTGGGGGGCATGGCGCTGGACGAGTTCGGCGTGACCGTGTCGGCCGTGCGCAGGCGTAATATCCGCGGGCTCGCGCCGAGTGCCGAGACGCTCATGCAGGCCGGGGATGTCGTCGTGCTGATGGGCGTGCCCGCCGACCTGGAGCAGGCCGAAGGGAGACTCTTGCGGGGGAGGTGAGCGGCCGCCCCCCGTCGCGTCGGCGTTCTTCCCCGGTGCATTGCCGTGATGCGCAACACTGTGTTCGTGCATTCGATCCGCATCGAAGTGGTGTTGGTGGCTGTCGCGCTTGCGCGGTCTGCTAAACTCATGAGTTTTGAAGATCCCCGAGGGGCGTCGACTTGGTTTCCGAAACCGACAATCTGCTGGTGAGCCTGAAGGATGTCCGCTTCGCCTATGGCGAGCGCGAGATCTTGCGCGGCGTCGACCTGAAGGTGCCGCGGGGCAAGGTCGTCGCGATCATGGGCGGCAGCGGGTGCGGCAAGACCACGCTGTTGCGCCTGATCGGCGGGCAGCTACGCGCAACGGCCGGCATCGTCGAGGTCGCGGGCCGCAACGTCTCGTCCCTGAATACCGCTGAGCTGTACGAGATGCGACGGCGCATGGGCATGCTGTTCCAGTTCGGCGCGCTCTTCACCGACATGTCGGTGTTCGACAACGTCGCCTTCCCCTTGCGCGAGCACACCGATCTGCCGTTCGGGCTGATCCGCGACATGGTGCTGATGAAGCTCAATGCGGTCGGGCTGCGCGGCGCGGCGGATCTCATGCCGGCGGAGCTATCTGGCGGCATGGCGCGCCGCGTCGCGTTGGCGCGGGCGATCGCGCTCGATCCGATGCTGATCATGTACGACGAGCCCTTTGCGGGCCTCGACCCGATCTCGCTCGGCGTGATCGGCCAACTGATCCGCAAGCTCAACGACGCACTCGGTGCGACGACGATCATGGTGACGCACGACATCATGGAGTCGCTGCAGATCGTCGATTACATCTATTTCGTGTCCGAGGGCGGCATCGTCGCGGAGGGCACGCCCGACGAGCTGCGCGCGTCGAAGGATCCCTGGGTGTACCAGTTCATCCATGCAGAGCCCGACGGCCCCGTGCCTTTCCACTATCCGGCCGAAGCGCTGGATCAGAGCCTCATCGGCGGGAGGATCGCATGAACGGCCTGCTGAACTTCATCCGCCGCCTGGGCGCAGCGGCGGTTGAGGGTGTGTGGCGCATCGGCTTCGCCGCGCGCTTCTTCATGCTGCTGCTGCGTCATTCGGGTCAGTCGCTGACGCGCATCCACCTGACGGTGCGCGAGATCTATTTCAGCGGCGTGCTGTCGCTTTTGATCATCGTCGTCTCGGGTCTCTTCGTCGGCATGGTGCTCGGCCTGCAAGGCTACGAGACGCTGCAGCGCTACGGCTCGGGCGATGCGCTCGGCGTGCTGGTGTCGCTGTCGCTGACGCGCGAACTCGGTCCGGTTGTCGCGGGGCTGCTCTTCGCCAGCCGTGCCGGCCTCGCGGTGACCGCGGAGATCGGCCTCATGAAGACGACGGAGCAACTCGACGCGATGGATATGATGGCGGTCAATCCCATCGCCCGCGTTGTCGCACCCCGCTTTTGGGGCGGCGTGATCTCGATGCCGCTGCTGGCGGCGCTGTTCTCCGCGATGGGCGTTTTCGGCGGCTGGCTGATTGGCGTGGTGTTCATCGGTGTCGATGACGGCGCGTTCTGGTCGCAGATGCAGGCGGCCGTGGACTTCCGCTTCGATATCATGAACGGCGTGATCAAGAGCTTCGTATTCGGCGCCACGGTCGCGCTGATCGCAGTGTTCGAGGGCTACGACTGCACACCGACTGCCGAGGGGTTGTCGCGTGCCATCACCCGCACCGTCGTGACCTCCGCGCTGGCGATCCTGGCGCTCGATTTCGTGCTTACATCTCTTATGTTCCGAGGGCAGTCATGAGGCGTACAACGCTCGACCTGTGGGTCGGTTTCTTCGTGATCATCGGCATGGCCGCGCTGATGTTCCTCGCGTTCAAGGTCGGCAACCTGGGGGCTGCCAACGGCGGTGAAACCTACCTCGTGTCCGGACAGTTCGACAACATCGGCGGCCTCAAGGTGAGGGCGCCGGTCAAGAGCGCAGGGGTCGTCGTCGGTCGCGTCAAGGAGATCCGCTTCGACTCCAAGACCTATCGCGCCGTCGTCTCCCTGTCGCTCGATGCGAGCTACCAGTTTCCGCGCGACACGATCGCGACCATCCTGACCTCCGGTCTACTCGGCGAGCAGTACGTCGGCCTCGAGCCCGGTGGCGACGAGGCGATGCTGCAGGCCGGCGACGCACTGCAGATCACCCAGTCGGCGGTGGTCCTGGAGAAGCTCATCGGCCAGTTCATGTTCGACAAGGCGGCCGAAGGCTCGACGCCGGCGAACTGATCCGCCGGATCAAGATCTGAAATACATAATGAAAAACAATCCTTCCCCGACAATCGCCAGGGCGCTGACGCTTGCGCTTGCCTGTGCCGCCTTAGCGAGCTGTGCGACGCGCGTCGCCAATCCAGACGACCCGCTCGAAAGCTACAACCGCGCGATGTTCACCTTCAACGAGAAGGTGGATGAAGCCGCGATCCAGCCGGTTGCCAAGGCTTACGACAAGGTCACGCCGCTGCCCGTGCGTACCGGTGTCGGTAACTTTTTCGGCAACGTCGGCGATGTGTGGATCGGCAGCAACAACCTGTTGCAGGGCAAATTCGTGGATGGCCTGAGCGACCTGCTACGCTTCGCGATCAACTCGACGGTCGGCATCCTCGGCTTCTTCGATGTCGCCAGCGAGCTCGCCCTGCCCAAGCACGACGAGGATTTCGGTCAGACCCTCGGCAGGTGGGGGGTCGGCGAAGGGGCGTATTTCGTCGTGCCCTTCTTCGGTCCGCGCACCGTCCGTGATGCCGCGGTGTTGCCGATCGACCTGTACGGCGACGACGTCTGGGGCATCAAGGACGTCCCGACGCGCAACAGCCTCACCGCGCTGCGCCTCGTGCATGCCCGCGCCAACCTGCTCGGCATCGACAAGACGCTTGAGGAAGGCACGCTGGACAAGTATGCGTATGCGCGCGATTTCTATCTGCAGCAGCGCCGCTACCGCGTGTTCGACGGCAATCCGCCCCTCGAGGAGATCGATTTCAACGGCGCCCGGCGGCAGCAGGATGATGCCGATCTGCTTGCGGAAACCGGTGCGCAATAAACTTTATAAGGACAACAGGGGCTCGCGCATGGTCGCCGGAGTCCCCGAGGAGTGACGATGAAGAAGTTCCTGCTTTCCCTGTGCCTGATGTTCACGATGCTGCCGGCGTTCGCGGGCGACGCACCCAAGGGGCCCGATGCGCTCGTGCGCGAGGTGAGCGATGATGTCCTCACCATCGTGCGTCAGGACAAGGCGATCCAGTCCGGCGACACGCGCCGCGTGATCGACCTGGTCGAGGAGAAGGTCCTCCCTCACTTCAATTTCCGTCGCATGACGATGCTGGCGGTGGGCAAGGACTGGCGCCAGGCCAGCCCCGAGCAGCAGGGCAAGCTCGTCGAGGCGTTTCGCACCCTGCTGGTGCGCACCTACTCCAACGCACTGACGCAATACCGCGAGCAGACCATCGGCTACAAGCCCGCCAAGTTCGCGGAAGCGGACACCGCGGTGCGCGTGCAGACCGAAGTCCGCCAGGCCGGCGCGCAGCCGATCAACATCGACTACACGCTGGAAAAGACGCCCGAGGGCTGGAAGGTC
This genomic interval carries:
- the lptA gene encoding lipopolysaccharide transport periplasmic protein LptA — its product is MKRTSLPALLALGLLTQPALAERADRDQPVNIEANRVTVDDRNKVHVFEGDVVLTQGTLVIKGTKLVVTQGPDGFQSGVATGSEKKLATFRQKREGSNEYVEGEAERIEYDSRAERARLFNQAHVKSGADEVRGHYIEYDSLSENYLVTNQPGKTETRAAGDGRVRAVIQPKNSGTEKTN
- a CDS encoding ABC transporter ATP-binding protein codes for the protein MVSETDNLLVSLKDVRFAYGEREILRGVDLKVPRGKVVAIMGGSGCGKTTLLRLIGGQLRATAGIVEVAGRNVSSLNTAELYEMRRRMGMLFQFGALFTDMSVFDNVAFPLREHTDLPFGLIRDMVLMKLNAVGLRGAADLMPAELSGGMARRVALARAIALDPMLIMYDEPFAGLDPISLGVIGQLIRKLNDALGATTIMVTHDIMESLQIVDYIYFVSEGGIVAEGTPDELRASKDPWVYQFIHAEPDGPVPFHYPAEALDQSLIGGRIA
- a CDS encoding enoyl-CoA hydratase, whose translation is MEYSNIIVETRGRVGLITLNRPKAMNALNDQLIDEVGYALDGFEKDENIGAIVITGSEKAFAAGADIGAMANYSHMDAYKGDYITRNWERLRTCRKPIIAAVAGFALGGGCELAMMCDMIFAADTAKFGQPEIKLGVLPGAGGTQRLPRAIGKAKAMDMCLTARMMDATEAERAGLVARIIPADRLVDEAIEAATVIAGFSLPVIMMIKESVNRAYESSLSEGLLFERRTFHSAFGLEDQKEGMAAFVEKRKPVFKHR
- a CDS encoding MlaA family lipoprotein produces the protein MKNNPSPTIARALTLALACAALASCATRVANPDDPLESYNRAMFTFNEKVDEAAIQPVAKAYDKVTPLPVRTGVGNFFGNVGDVWIGSNNLLQGKFVDGLSDLLRFAINSTVGILGFFDVASELALPKHDEDFGQTLGRWGVGEGAYFVVPFFGPRTVRDAAVLPIDLYGDDVWGIKDVPTRNSLTALRLVHARANLLGIDKTLEEGTLDKYAYARDFYLQQRRYRVFDGNPPLEEIDFNGARRQQDDADLLAETGAQ
- a CDS encoding MlaC/ttg2D family ABC transporter substrate-binding protein, which translates into the protein MKKFLLSLCLMFTMLPAFAGDAPKGPDALVREVSDDVLTIVRQDKAIQSGDTRRVIDLVEEKVLPHFNFRRMTMLAVGKDWRQASPEQQGKLVEAFRTLLVRTYSNALTQYREQTIGYKPAKFAEADTAVRVQTEVRQAGAQPINIDYTLEKTPEGWKVFDVVVAGVSLVTNYRGTFAQEIRAGGVDGLIKSLEQKNRDLAAPART
- the mlaD gene encoding outer membrane lipid asymmetry maintenance protein MlaD; the protein is MRRTTLDLWVGFFVIIGMAALMFLAFKVGNLGAANGGETYLVSGQFDNIGGLKVRAPVKSAGVVVGRVKEIRFDSKTYRAVVSLSLDASYQFPRDTIATILTSGLLGEQYVGLEPGGDEAMLQAGDALQITQSAVVLEKLIGQFMFDKAAEGSTPAN
- a CDS encoding monovalent cation:proton antiporter family protein, translating into MPNTLELVLLLLAAAVVTVAIFRSLNLPPVLGYLLVGAGVGPHALKLVPASDGASHLAEFGVVFLMFSIGLEFSLPRLLAMKRTVFGLGAAQVLGCIALVMPAVHFLGLGWGAGLALGSTLAMSSTAILSKLLSDRMELDSKHGRETMGVLLFQDIAVVPLLILIPALSQPAEALAETLGLAALKAVVLLALVLGFGQRVMRAWFTIVARRRSGELFMLNVLLITLGLAWLSELVGLSLALGAFLAGMLISETEFRYQVEEDIKPFRDVLLGLFFVTVGMFLDVHVIAGHLFAVLGMVAALLVVKCAMVFAASRAFGSSAGTALRTGLWLCAGGEFGFVLVSQIDGLGLIPPALLQITVAALVVSMLLAPLVVQGSDRIVMRFVASEWLLRSMELTRVAAQSMNTSKHIIICGYGRSGQYMARFLEQEDVSYVALDLDPERVREAAAAGDTVVYGDASRHETLMAAGIMRASALVISFGEVEAALRVLHRALALRPDLPVVTRAADEKDMDRLSQAGAAEVVPEAFEGSIMLASHALALIGVPLNRVVRRIRDVRNQRYALMRGFFHGTSDAADGPESRQVRLHPVTLPAGAHAVGRTLGGMALDEFGVTVSAVRRRNIRGLAPSAETLMQAGDVVVLMGVPADLEQAEGRLLRGR
- a CDS encoding KpsF/GutQ family sugar-phosphate isomerase; translated protein: MNPPQPKSAREAGAIALAQRVLRIEADAVIALAERLGAEFEQAVDLILQRRGRVIVTGIGKSGHIGRKIAATLASTGTPAYFVHAAEAAHGDLGMITPEDIVIALSNSGASEEVLTIVPLVKRQGAKLISITGKPDSPLAREADVHLDAAVAEEACPLNLAPTASTTAALALGDALAVALLDARGFGADDFARSHPGGSLGRRLLTHVSDVMRLSERVPQVREDASMMAALIEMSRGGMGMTAVVAADGRPIGIFTDGDLRRALERGCDARSATISAVMTRNPRNIGPDALAVAAAEMMERQRINQLLVVDDRGALAGALTTHDLMLAKVI
- the lptC gene encoding LPS export ABC transporter periplasmic protein LptC, which codes for MKPSIQQLYPLAGLIIVAGASLWLERVTTGDEGRPSAQTRAEPDFIAERTRLIAFDREGRQHYELLADKITHHPQADVTMLERPRLRYEADGRQLHLSSEQGEVLREGEEVRLAGDVRARRDAALGSPEMTLASSSLTIWPDEERAATADPVALTQGGSTAYANGMKSDNIFGTLELIGNARVHIPRSHRNTP
- the mlaE gene encoding lipid asymmetry maintenance ABC transporter permease subunit MlaE; the protein is MNGLLNFIRRLGAAAVEGVWRIGFAARFFMLLLRHSGQSLTRIHLTVREIYFSGVLSLLIIVVSGLFVGMVLGLQGYETLQRYGSGDALGVLVSLSLTRELGPVVAGLLFASRAGLAVTAEIGLMKTTEQLDAMDMMAVNPIARVVAPRFWGGVISMPLLAALFSAMGVFGGWLIGVVFIGVDDGAFWSQMQAAVDFRFDIMNGVIKSFVFGATVALIAVFEGYDCTPTAEGLSRAITRTVVTSALAILALDFVLTSLMFRGQS